A single region of the Polyangiaceae bacterium genome encodes:
- a CDS encoding DUF3556 domain-containing protein: protein MGLFDPILPPYDPLKWEKASLPERGRQVCEAWALQGYGTPLGVYGFYLLKLALYVGGFVAIAKATPGITSWLHPLAFQKAIVWSLLFEVLGLGCGSGPLTGRYVPPIGGFLYFLRPGTTKLSLLPRTPLLGGDTRSWFDVLLYLGIVVGAVRALIAPRLGPAELLPLALLVPVAGLADRTLFLAARAEHYWVTIVCFAFGGQWVAGAKSVQLALWLWAGISKLNHHFPAVVCVMTSNSPFTRFAWLRRRLYRDYPRDLRPSPLATWMAHAGTALELGVPLAFVLTPLGTPPLVAIVLMLLLHGFITSNVPMGVPIEWNVMVVYGAFALFWAHPEVSPFAVSSPLLAAFLVTMLVVVPLLGNLFPERISFLLSMRYYAGNWAHSIWLFRGESYQKLARLKKSSGWIYDQLALLYDRATSVGLASKVMGFRLMHLHGRALPRLIPKAVDRLDEYEWVDGEIVAGLVLGWNFGDGHLHQEALLHAVQAQCDFAPGELRCVFVESEPLFRPRLAYRIVDAHSGEIESGTLPVTELRQVQPWSS from the coding sequence GTGGGGCTCTTCGATCCCATCCTTCCGCCCTACGACCCTCTGAAATGGGAGAAGGCGTCGCTCCCCGAACGCGGACGCCAGGTGTGCGAAGCATGGGCGCTCCAGGGCTACGGCACCCCGCTGGGCGTGTACGGGTTCTACCTCTTGAAGCTCGCGCTGTACGTGGGCGGTTTCGTCGCCATCGCTAAGGCCACCCCCGGTATCACGAGCTGGCTGCATCCGCTCGCGTTCCAGAAGGCCATCGTCTGGAGCTTGCTGTTCGAGGTGCTCGGTCTCGGCTGCGGCAGCGGTCCCCTCACCGGTCGCTACGTGCCTCCCATCGGCGGCTTCCTCTATTTCCTGCGCCCTGGCACCACCAAGCTGTCGCTGCTGCCGCGCACGCCGCTGCTCGGCGGCGACACCCGCAGTTGGTTCGACGTGCTCCTGTATCTGGGCATCGTCGTCGGTGCGGTGCGCGCGCTGATCGCTCCTCGGCTCGGCCCCGCGGAGCTCCTACCCCTCGCCCTCCTGGTCCCAGTGGCGGGCCTCGCGGACCGTACGTTGTTCCTCGCCGCGCGGGCCGAGCACTACTGGGTCACGATCGTGTGCTTCGCCTTCGGGGGGCAGTGGGTCGCCGGCGCCAAGAGCGTGCAGCTCGCGCTGTGGCTATGGGCGGGCATCTCGAAGCTGAACCATCACTTCCCCGCGGTGGTGTGCGTGATGACCAGCAACAGTCCCTTCACGCGCTTCGCCTGGCTCCGGCGCCGGCTCTACCGCGACTACCCCCGCGATCTGCGGCCGTCGCCTCTCGCCACCTGGATGGCCCACGCCGGCACCGCTCTCGAGCTCGGGGTGCCCCTCGCCTTCGTGCTCACGCCGCTCGGCACTCCGCCGCTGGTGGCCATCGTGCTCATGCTGTTGCTGCACGGCTTCATCACCAGCAACGTGCCCATGGGCGTACCCATCGAGTGGAACGTGATGGTGGTGTACGGCGCCTTCGCGCTGTTCTGGGCCCACCCGGAAGTGTCGCCCTTCGCCGTCTCGTCCCCGCTCCTGGCAGCGTTCCTGGTGACGATGCTGGTCGTCGTCCCGCTGCTCGGCAACCTGTTTCCCGAGCGCATCTCGTTCCTGCTTTCCATGCGCTACTACGCCGGCAACTGGGCGCACTCCATCTGGCTCTTCCGCGGCGAGTCGTACCAAAAGCTCGCGCGCTTGAAGAAGAGCTCCGGCTGGATCTACGACCAGCTCGCCCTGCTCTACGACCGCGCGACCTCGGTGGGTCTGGCCAGCAAGGTGATGGGCTTCCGCCTGATGCACCTCCACGGCCGAGCGCTCCCGCGCTTGATCCCCAAGGCCGTGGATCGTCTCGACGAGTACGAGTGGGTCGACGGCGAGATCGTCGCCGGGCTGGTGCTGGGCTGGAACTTCGGCGACGGCCACTTGCACCAAGAAGCGCTACTCCACGCCGTCCAAGCGCAGTGCGATTTCGCCCCCGGCGAGCTCCGCTGCGTCTTCGTCGAGTCCGAGCCGTTGTTCCGCCCTCGCCTCGCCTATCGCATCGTCGACGCCCACAGCGGCGAGATCGAATCCGGAACCCTCCCGGTCACCGAGCTCCGACAGGTCCAACCCTGGAGCTCCTAG
- a CDS encoding OPT/YSL family transporter produces MVLGAVLSLCNIYSGLKIGWGTNMSITAALLGYAFWQLGQRLGKTSPFGIMENTVSQTAASAGASISSAGLVAPIPALTMLTGQTLAWQWLSVWVFSVACVGIVVGVGLRRQMLLVDKLPFPFGIATAETLKEMYARGAEAMARVRALLLAGGMAAAVKSAEELLKLPKVPVPGSMKLASGTATLKNLGFAFEPGLLFVGVGALIGPRACVSLLLGAAVGWGVIAPEVLDRGWAMAGKPGDVWFGPLVKWMLWPGVALMVSSSLTSFLLSARSIVRAFAGARGGGRSVAEAEGYDFRRKRFFSLLAVVALVSVVLQVALFGIRWYVALFGVGLTFVLAIVAGRVSGETGITPVGAMGKVTQLSFGAVAPGDATTNLMAANVTGGAASQCADMLHDLKAGHLLGAWPRPQAIAQVLGVLAGALVGSAAYLVLVPDPKGMLLTKDWPAPAVAQWKAVAEVFQKGIETMPAGALHAIAIAAAVGVVLAIAERLSPPKVRRFVPSPASMGLALVVPAYYSIMMFLGGVIAWLVARRFKNWSDRFLVVIASGLIAGESLAGVAFAIEKMFKG; encoded by the coding sequence ATGGTGCTCGGTGCCGTGCTGTCGCTGTGCAACATCTACAGCGGGCTCAAGATCGGGTGGGGCACGAACATGAGCATCACGGCTGCGCTGCTCGGCTACGCCTTCTGGCAGCTGGGTCAGCGGCTGGGGAAGACGTCGCCCTTCGGCATCATGGAGAACACCGTGAGCCAGACGGCGGCCAGCGCGGGGGCCAGCATTTCGAGCGCGGGGCTGGTGGCGCCCATCCCCGCTCTCACCATGCTCACGGGGCAGACGTTGGCCTGGCAGTGGCTGAGCGTGTGGGTGTTTTCCGTGGCCTGCGTCGGCATCGTGGTGGGGGTGGGGCTCCGACGCCAAATGCTGCTGGTGGACAAGCTGCCGTTTCCCTTCGGCATCGCCACCGCCGAGACGCTGAAGGAGATGTACGCCCGCGGCGCCGAAGCGATGGCGCGGGTTCGGGCGTTGCTGCTCGCCGGTGGCATGGCGGCGGCGGTCAAGAGCGCCGAAGAGCTCCTGAAGCTGCCCAAGGTGCCGGTCCCCGGCAGCATGAAGCTCGCCTCCGGCACCGCCACCCTGAAGAACCTCGGCTTCGCCTTCGAGCCGGGACTCCTGTTCGTCGGGGTCGGAGCGCTGATCGGACCGCGGGCGTGCGTCTCGCTGCTGCTGGGCGCTGCGGTGGGCTGGGGCGTCATCGCGCCGGAGGTGCTCGACCGCGGCTGGGCCATGGCGGGCAAGCCGGGGGACGTGTGGTTCGGGCCGCTGGTGAAGTGGATGCTGTGGCCCGGCGTGGCGCTGATGGTCAGCTCTTCGCTGACGTCGTTCTTGCTCTCGGCGCGGTCCATCGTCCGCGCCTTCGCCGGGGCTCGCGGCGGTGGCCGCTCCGTCGCAGAGGCCGAAGGCTACGACTTCCGACGGAAGCGTTTCTTCTCGCTGCTGGCGGTGGTGGCGCTGGTGTCCGTCGTGCTGCAGGTCGCCTTGTTCGGCATTCGTTGGTACGTTGCCCTCTTTGGCGTGGGGCTGACCTTCGTGCTGGCCATCGTTGCCGGGCGCGTGTCGGGCGAGACGGGCATCACGCCGGTGGGAGCCATGGGCAAGGTGACGCAGCTGAGCTTCGGCGCCGTCGCTCCGGGGGACGCGACCACGAACCTGATGGCGGCCAACGTCACCGGCGGCGCCGCCAGCCAGTGTGCGGACATGCTGCACGACCTCAAGGCGGGGCACCTGCTCGGCGCGTGGCCCAGGCCGCAGGCCATCGCTCAGGTGTTGGGCGTGCTGGCTGGGGCGCTGGTGGGCAGCGCGGCGTATTTGGTGCTGGTGCCGGATCCGAAGGGCATGCTCCTCACGAAGGACTGGCCCGCACCGGCGGTGGCGCAGTGGAAGGCCGTTGCGGAGGTCTTTCAAAAGGGCATCGAGACCATGCCGGCGGGAGCGCTCCACGCCATCGCCATCGCTGCTGCCGTCGGTGTGGTGCTCGCCATCGCGGAGCGGCTCTCGCCACCCAAGGTGCGGCGCTTCGTTCCGAGCCCGGCGAGCATGGGACTGGCCCTGGTGGTGCCGGCCTACTATTCGATCATGATGTTCTTGGGCGGCGTCATCGCGTGGCTGGTCGCGCGGCGCTTCAAGAACTGGTCGGATCGCTTCCTGGTCGTGATCGCCTCGGGGCTGATCGCGGGGGAGAGCCTTGCGGGCGTGGCCTTTGCCATCGAGAAGATGTTCAAGGGCTGA
- a CDS encoding glutamine synthetase: MATRKRATRADNHDGAALVAELERQGISRAKIGGFDLDGVLRGKYVSLEKLRSVLDKGFGFCDVIFGWDVADVLYDNAKVTGWHTGYPDAHAVLDASTLRLVPWEPGVVAFIADFRDGSGKDHPACPRSLLKRVIARGEKLGFSAKLAAEYEFFFFRETRDTLHDKQFKGLTPLDPGMFGYSWVRSGQDSDLMSDLMEGLKAFDIGLEGLHTETGPGVYEAAIRYDDALAAADKAALFKSAVKQIAHRHGLSVTFMAKWNADLPGCSGHLHQSLWKDDKNAFFDSRDKRGMSKTMKHYIAGQMALMQELTAMYSPTINSYKRYVPGVWAPLVASWGQDNRTCAIRLIDLGNDTSQRIEYRQTAADMNPYVAMAASLGAGLWGIEKKLPLPLETRGDPGSEGPGKLPTTLGKATELFAASKAARALFGAEFVDHYARTRDWEVRCFEKAVTDWELSRYFEVI, translated from the coding sequence ATGGCAACCCGAAAGCGCGCGACCCGCGCCGACAACCACGACGGCGCGGCGCTGGTGGCCGAGCTGGAACGTCAGGGCATCTCGCGCGCCAAGATTGGCGGCTTCGACTTGGACGGCGTGCTGCGCGGCAAGTACGTCAGTCTCGAAAAGCTCCGCTCCGTCCTCGACAAGGGGTTCGGCTTTTGTGACGTGATCTTCGGATGGGACGTGGCGGACGTCTTGTACGACAACGCCAAGGTCACGGGCTGGCATACGGGCTATCCCGACGCCCACGCGGTGCTGGACGCCAGCACCCTGCGCCTCGTGCCCTGGGAGCCGGGGGTGGTCGCCTTCATCGCGGACTTCCGCGACGGCAGTGGCAAGGACCATCCCGCCTGCCCGCGCTCCTTGCTCAAGCGCGTGATCGCCCGCGGAGAGAAACTCGGGTTTTCGGCCAAGCTGGCCGCCGAGTACGAGTTCTTCTTCTTCCGCGAGACGCGCGACACGCTGCACGACAAGCAGTTCAAGGGTCTGACCCCGCTGGACCCCGGCATGTTCGGCTACAGCTGGGTGCGCTCCGGGCAGGACTCGGACTTGATGAGCGACCTGATGGAAGGGCTCAAGGCCTTCGACATCGGGCTGGAAGGGCTGCACACGGAGACGGGCCCGGGCGTCTACGAGGCGGCCATTCGCTACGATGACGCTCTGGCGGCGGCGGACAAGGCGGCGCTGTTCAAGTCCGCCGTGAAGCAGATCGCGCATCGTCATGGTCTCTCCGTCACGTTCATGGCCAAGTGGAACGCGGACCTCCCCGGCTGCAGCGGACACCTGCATCAGTCGCTGTGGAAGGACGACAAGAACGCGTTCTTCGACTCCCGGGACAAGCGCGGCATGTCGAAGACGATGAAGCACTACATTGCCGGGCAAATGGCGCTGATGCAGGAGCTGACGGCGATGTATTCGCCGACCATCAACAGCTACAAGCGCTACGTGCCGGGAGTGTGGGCGCCGCTGGTCGCTTCTTGGGGACAGGACAATCGCACCTGCGCCATTCGTCTCATCGATCTGGGAAACGACACGTCGCAGCGCATCGAGTATCGGCAGACCGCGGCCGACATGAACCCTTACGTGGCGATGGCGGCGTCTCTCGGTGCCGGCCTCTGGGGCATCGAGAAGAAGCTCCCGCTACCGCTGGAGACGCGCGGGGATCCCGGCAGCGAAGGCCCGGGCAAGCTACCCACCACGCTGGGCAAGGCCACGGAGCTGTTCGCCGCCAGCAAGGCGGCCCGCGCGCTCTTCGGTGCCGAGTTCGTGGACCACTACGCGCGCACCCGCGACTGGGAGGTGCGCTGCTTCGAAAAGGCCGTGACCGACTGGGAGCTGTCGCGCTACTTCGAAGTGATCTGA
- a CDS encoding RluA family pseudouridine synthase — translation MAKHAFVDQRLTATEPGALDRVLRDAHPGASWNDVRRLVESGKVRVNDALELDPTRRVDAGANIEIRLASPRPRGSAAKPRIVFADAHVVVVEKPGGISTVPYDERERNTLVDVTRNLLERRESRRAAPLGVVQRLDKETSGLVVFARTLPAKRTLKNQFRAHSVHRRYDALVHGDTTDARYESRLVKDRGDGLSGSTDNPKLGRVAITFVTVVARLDGATHVECRLETGRTHQIRIHLSEAGHPLLGERVYVRGYDAPLIPAPRLMLHARELGFVHPSTGRPMRFTQPPPDDMRALIERLTSSAGSRSPSPRDTSRRRSAPR, via the coding sequence TTGGCCAAGCACGCTTTTGTCGACCAGCGCCTGACGGCGACCGAGCCCGGCGCCCTCGATCGCGTGCTGCGCGATGCCCATCCCGGCGCCAGCTGGAACGACGTGCGGCGCCTGGTGGAGAGCGGCAAGGTGCGCGTGAACGATGCCCTCGAGCTCGATCCCACGCGCCGCGTGGACGCCGGCGCCAACATCGAGATCCGCCTCGCGTCGCCGCGCCCTCGGGGCTCCGCCGCCAAGCCCCGCATCGTGTTCGCCGACGCTCATGTCGTCGTCGTGGAGAAACCCGGCGGCATTTCCACCGTGCCCTACGACGAGCGCGAGCGAAACACCCTGGTAGATGTCACCAGAAATTTGTTGGAGCGGCGCGAATCCCGTCGCGCCGCCCCCTTGGGCGTGGTGCAACGTCTCGACAAGGAGACCAGCGGGCTGGTCGTCTTTGCCCGCACGCTGCCGGCGAAGCGCACGTTGAAGAACCAGTTCCGGGCCCACAGCGTCCATCGTCGCTACGACGCCCTGGTACACGGCGACACCACGGACGCGCGCTACGAGAGCCGCTTGGTCAAGGACCGGGGCGACGGTCTCAGCGGCTCCACCGACAACCCCAAGCTCGGCCGCGTCGCCATCACGTTCGTGACGGTGGTCGCGCGGCTCGACGGCGCGACCCACGTGGAATGCCGCCTCGAGACCGGGCGCACGCACCAGATCCGCATCCACCTCTCGGAAGCCGGACATCCGCTCCTCGGGGAGCGGGTGTACGTCCGCGGCTACGACGCGCCGCTCATCCCCGCGCCGCGACTGATGCTGCACGCGCGGGAGCTCGGTTTCGTGCACCCCAGCACCGGCCGCCCGATGCGCTTCACCCAGCCACCGCCGGACGACATGCGCGCGCTGATCGAACGCCTCACTTCGTCGGCTGGATCTCGATCACCGTCACCGCGCGACACTTCACGTCGACGGTCTGCCCCTCGCTGA
- a CDS encoding acyl-CoA dehydrogenase: MTPCYAPPALGFTEEHELARQAARRFLAERAPLSGLRSRGPTDFDRSLYREMAELGWLAPEGGGLLRALLLEEMGRVLLPSPYFASLLALLTLDADGPEASAILRGERIATLAHVEPGGAWLPDALTTRSDGQLLHGEKSRVPWGEAAELAVVAAREPGGEVALFCLELPGHGVTVIPEQCVDATRPTARLLLDGARPSARLGGDGRTRLCDALLRGAALLASEMVGAAEALMTMTRDYAIDRKQFGRAIGSFQAVKHPIVDAMIGIELTRNLALGAASLLDSEGFQAPAHMAKAMASDVFSATARKGVQLHGGFGFTWDADVHFFFKRALDSRSSLGDASYHRRALAKLLFD; encoded by the coding sequence ATGACGCCCTGCTACGCTCCGCCCGCTCTCGGCTTCACTGAAGAGCACGAGCTCGCACGGCAGGCTGCGCGCCGCTTCCTCGCCGAGCGGGCGCCGCTGTCCGGCCTCCGCAGCCGCGGCCCCACGGACTTCGATCGCTCGCTGTATCGCGAGATGGCCGAGCTCGGCTGGCTCGCGCCGGAGGGGGGTGGCTTGCTGCGCGCTCTCTTGCTCGAAGAGATGGGCCGAGTGCTGTTGCCGAGCCCCTACTTCGCGTCCCTGCTCGCCCTGCTCACCCTCGACGCCGACGGCCCCGAGGCGTCCGCGATCCTCCGCGGCGAGCGCATCGCCACCTTGGCCCACGTGGAGCCCGGCGGCGCGTGGCTCCCGGACGCGCTCACCACCCGCAGCGATGGCCAGCTGCTCCACGGCGAAAAGTCCCGCGTGCCCTGGGGCGAGGCGGCAGAGCTCGCCGTCGTCGCCGCCCGAGAGCCCGGTGGTGAGGTCGCGCTGTTCTGCCTCGAGCTCCCGGGTCACGGCGTCACGGTGATCCCCGAGCAGTGCGTCGACGCCACGCGCCCGACGGCGCGCCTGCTCCTCGATGGCGCCCGCCCGAGCGCGCGTCTTGGCGGCGACGGTCGCACGCGTCTGTGCGACGCGCTCCTCCGGGGCGCCGCGCTGCTCGCTTCGGAAATGGTCGGCGCCGCCGAAGCGCTGATGACCATGACCCGCGACTACGCCATCGATCGCAAGCAGTTCGGCCGCGCCATCGGCAGCTTCCAGGCCGTGAAGCATCCCATCGTCGACGCCATGATCGGCATCGAGCTGACACGCAATCTCGCCCTCGGCGCCGCCAGCTTGCTCGACAGCGAAGGTTTTCAGGCTCCCGCTCACATGGCCAAGGCCATGGCCAGCGACGTGTTCTCCGCCACCGCCCGAAAGGGCGTCCAGCTCCACGGCGGCTTCGGTTTCACGTGGGACGCCGACGTGCACTTCTTCTTCAAGCGTGCCCTCGACAGCCGCTCCTCCCTCGGCGACGCCAGCTACCACCGTCGCGCGTTGGCCAAGCTGCTGTTCGACTGA
- a CDS encoding iron-containing alcohol dehydrogenase, which yields MTAFWSFPTRIVFGNGEAKRTGEEAQALGVRRALVVTDAGVKKAGLLAGILASLAEKGVETAVFDDIASNPTEANVEAGAKAFAAHSADGIVAVGGGSPLDAAKLIGVRARSDKKWEELDDAIGGGAHVPAGLPPLLALPTTAGTGSEVGRAAVLTLRSSGLKTVVFSPHMLAKVAILDPELTRSMPAMTTAATGFDALTHNVEAYLAAGDHPMADAIAVAGIDLVVKHLPTAVANGQDLEARGGMMKAAMMGAVAFQKGLGACHSLAHPLSSEHGLHHGLANALCLPVVLAFNEEAAVERELHIALLLGADPDQGAAARAVAAFRQALGLPGSLTEVGVTESMLPTLADKAFKDACHRDNPRPCSRDELLAMYRAAL from the coding sequence ATGACCGCATTTTGGAGCTTTCCGACTCGCATCGTGTTCGGCAACGGGGAGGCGAAGCGCACCGGCGAAGAAGCCCAGGCGCTCGGCGTGCGGCGCGCGCTGGTGGTGACCGACGCCGGCGTGAAGAAGGCCGGGCTGCTCGCCGGCATCCTCGCCTCGCTCGCCGAAAAGGGCGTGGAGACGGCGGTGTTCGACGACATCGCCAGCAACCCCACGGAAGCGAACGTGGAGGCCGGCGCCAAGGCCTTCGCCGCGCACTCGGCGGACGGCATCGTCGCCGTGGGGGGTGGCTCGCCGCTGGACGCCGCGAAGCTCATCGGCGTGCGCGCCCGGAGCGACAAGAAGTGGGAAGAGCTCGACGACGCCATCGGCGGTGGTGCCCACGTGCCGGCGGGGCTCCCGCCGTTGCTGGCGCTGCCGACCACCGCCGGAACCGGCAGCGAGGTGGGTCGCGCTGCCGTGCTCACTCTGCGATCGAGCGGCCTGAAGACGGTGGTGTTCTCGCCCCACATGCTGGCCAAGGTCGCGATCCTCGATCCCGAGCTCACCCGCAGCATGCCTGCGATGACCACTGCGGCGACGGGCTTCGACGCCCTGACGCACAACGTGGAGGCTTACCTCGCCGCCGGCGATCATCCGATGGCAGACGCCATCGCCGTGGCCGGCATCGATCTGGTGGTCAAGCACCTGCCCACCGCCGTCGCGAACGGACAGGATCTCGAAGCGCGGGGTGGCATGATGAAGGCCGCGATGATGGGCGCCGTCGCCTTCCAGAAGGGTCTCGGCGCGTGTCACTCCCTGGCGCACCCGCTGTCCAGTGAGCATGGTCTGCACCACGGCTTGGCCAACGCCCTGTGCCTGCCCGTCGTGCTCGCCTTCAACGAAGAAGCGGCCGTCGAGCGCGAGCTGCACATCGCGTTGTTGCTCGGCGCCGACCCCGACCAAGGCGCCGCCGCGCGCGCCGTCGCGGCTTTCCGCCAAGCGCTCGGCTTGCCCGGGTCGCTCACCGAGGTGGGCGTCACCGAGAGCATGCTGCCGACCCTCGCGGACAAGGCCTTCAAGGACGCGTGTCACCGTGACAACCCGCGGCCCTGCAGCCGCGACGAGCTGCTCGCGATGTACCGCGCGGCGCTCTGA
- a CDS encoding gamma-glutamylcyclotransferase, with translation MWVFGYGSLVWRPAFDHLDKEPAFVVGWARRFWQGSTDHRGVPGAPGRVVTLVPDPGGRCWGMAYRVSQDDVERVIAQLDHREKGGYSRLELPLFKGDGSALAPRGVTYIATEDNENYLGPAPLAAIAAQVKQSRGPSGHNVEYVAELAAALRHMGAEDDHVSELAALLD, from the coding sequence GTGTGGGTGTTTGGCTACGGCTCGTTGGTGTGGCGCCCGGCGTTCGATCACCTGGACAAGGAGCCGGCCTTCGTCGTCGGCTGGGCGCGGCGTTTTTGGCAGGGGTCCACGGATCACCGCGGGGTGCCGGGGGCGCCGGGTCGCGTGGTGACGCTGGTGCCGGATCCCGGCGGGCGCTGCTGGGGCATGGCGTACCGCGTGAGCCAGGACGACGTGGAGCGTGTCATCGCGCAGCTCGATCATCGCGAGAAGGGCGGCTACAGCCGGCTCGAGCTACCGCTGTTCAAGGGCGACGGTAGCGCGCTCGCCCCGCGCGGGGTGACGTACATCGCCACCGAGGACAACGAGAACTACCTGGGGCCCGCGCCGCTTGCCGCCATCGCGGCGCAGGTGAAGCAGAGCCGCGGGCCCAGCGGCCACAACGTGGAATACGTCGCGGAGCTGGCTGCGGCGCTCCGGCACATGGGGGCGGAGGACGATCACGTGTCGGAGCTGGCTGCGCTGCTGGACTGA
- a CDS encoding PAS domain S-box protein: MSTASLLHREDRLLTAAALVCRALDSAPQGFAVVDGEGRLLAENRTLSHWHDGAFSANVPELAGCLERALAGTASVLDRDAVLGLPQELAPWRVVMMPFAVGGAVSVLVESLAESGEMRRAFEASEQRFRLLVDSAVDGIAVHRGGVLLYVNPAAVRMLGYSSADGMVGQSVLEFVHPEDREVVRERMRIAEQGGEVPLRAERFLRRDGTAVDVEALVSRAPVENGYASFVFFRDVSERNRMAQELERANRLESLGRLAGSVAHDFNNLIATMMRSLELARAELSRPREAAHALDAAEAAARRARDVTRQLLTFSRGSDADATDVNANEIVEEAITLVSRGSDPRVRFRAELAADTPWVWIGSCQLHQVVLNLLLNARDAVRGGGTVTIATRETPDGQVWIEVQDDGIGMSPAVRAKIFEPFFTTKADSEGTGLGLATAYGIVRQAGGRIEVESEVGGGSRFSVVLPGGAPQSEVRRVEREVGGTKHGTHRVLICDDELRLASLTAQLLREHGFEADTASDAEDALAQLHTTGAHFSALLLDVNLPGEGSTMLLEQLEAEGQGLPVVLTSGYAEDDVPDAVRGHQSVVGYLQKPYTVDALAEALESVVGEARSTASG, encoded by the coding sequence GTGAGTACCGCCAGCTTGCTGCATCGGGAAGATCGCCTGCTGACCGCAGCGGCGCTCGTGTGTCGAGCCTTGGACTCGGCGCCACAGGGTTTCGCCGTGGTCGATGGCGAAGGGCGCTTGCTCGCCGAGAACCGCACCCTGTCGCACTGGCACGACGGCGCGTTCTCCGCGAACGTGCCGGAGCTCGCCGGTTGTCTGGAGCGGGCACTGGCCGGAACCGCGTCGGTGCTCGATCGCGACGCGGTCCTCGGGTTGCCCCAGGAGCTCGCGCCTTGGCGCGTCGTGATGATGCCCTTCGCCGTGGGTGGAGCCGTCAGCGTGCTCGTCGAGAGCCTGGCGGAGAGCGGAGAGATGCGACGCGCCTTCGAAGCATCGGAGCAGCGCTTTCGCCTGTTGGTCGACTCCGCCGTGGACGGCATCGCCGTGCATCGCGGGGGCGTGCTGTTGTACGTGAACCCTGCGGCGGTCCGCATGCTCGGCTACTCGTCGGCGGATGGCATGGTGGGGCAATCCGTCCTGGAGTTCGTGCACCCGGAGGACCGGGAGGTGGTGCGCGAGCGGATGCGCATCGCCGAGCAGGGCGGGGAAGTGCCGCTCCGGGCGGAGCGATTTCTGCGTCGCGATGGCACGGCGGTGGACGTGGAAGCGTTGGTGTCTCGCGCTCCGGTGGAAAATGGATACGCCAGCTTCGTCTTCTTTCGAGATGTCAGTGAGCGCAATCGCATGGCGCAGGAGCTCGAGCGAGCCAATCGCTTGGAGTCCCTGGGGCGCCTAGCCGGTAGCGTGGCGCACGACTTCAACAACTTGATCGCCACCATGATGCGCAGTCTGGAGCTGGCGCGGGCGGAGCTCTCCCGGCCGCGGGAGGCGGCCCACGCTCTGGACGCCGCGGAGGCTGCGGCCCGTCGGGCTCGGGACGTGACCCGGCAGCTGCTCACCTTCAGCCGCGGCTCGGACGCGGACGCCACCGACGTGAACGCCAACGAGATCGTCGAGGAAGCGATCACTCTGGTGTCCCGTGGCTCCGATCCTCGGGTTCGCTTTCGCGCCGAGCTCGCCGCCGACACGCCCTGGGTGTGGATCGGATCCTGTCAGCTCCATCAGGTGGTGCTGAACCTGCTGCTCAACGCCCGGGACGCGGTCCGCGGCGGGGGTACCGTGACCATCGCCACCCGTGAGACCCCAGACGGTCAGGTCTGGATCGAGGTCCAGGACGACGGGATCGGAATGTCTCCGGCGGTTCGCGCCAAGATCTTCGAGCCATTTTTCACCACCAAGGCGGACTCCGAGGGGACTGGGTTGGGCCTCGCCACCGCCTATGGCATCGTGCGACAAGCGGGTGGCCGCATCGAGGTGGAGAGCGAAGTGGGAGGTGGCTCCCGCTTCAGTGTCGTGCTTCCGGGAGGAGCGCCGCAGTCGGAGGTGCGTCGGGTGGAGCGAGAGGTAGGGGGGACGAAACACGGCACTCACAGGGTGCTCATCTGTGACGACGAGCTTCGCCTCGCGTCACTCACCGCTCAGCTGTTGCGGGAGCACGGCTTCGAGGCGGACACCGCCAGTGACGCCGAAGACGCCCTGGCGCAGCTGCACACCACGGGCGCGCACTTCTCCGCGCTGCTCTTGGACGTGAACCTCCCGGGGGAGGGTTCCACGATGCTCCTGGAGCAGCTCGAGGCCGAAGGCCAGGGGCTGCCGGTAGTGCTCACCAGCGGCTACGCCGAAGACGACGTGCCGGACGCGGTGCGCGGCCATCAGAGCGTCGTCGGCTACTTGCAGAAGCCGTACACGGTGGACGCGCTGGCCGAGGCGCTCGAGAGCGTGGTCGGCGAGGCGCGGTCAACGGCGTCAGGCTGA